The Nocardia arthritidis genome has a window encoding:
- a CDS encoding DUF6636 domain-containing protein, whose protein sequence is MSSRLAAILLAAGVAGTLIGCGSDPSSQVPATHRAVTKTVELKPDTTQPADPQRFRDATGWYFTTPSGRYACGIVEKGAGCQGPTKPLPADMADCRAEPGEPAIEVTDTAHFRCLTESTYTGPNRHILAYGATLTVNGYTCTSARNGVTCRNDRTGHGFRIARSTNELF, encoded by the coding sequence CGCTCATCGGGTGCGGTTCCGATCCGTCGAGCCAAGTCCCGGCCACCCATCGGGCCGTCACCAAAACCGTTGAGCTGAAACCGGATACGACCCAACCGGCCGATCCGCAGCGGTTCCGCGACGCCACCGGCTGGTATTTCACCACGCCGAGCGGCAGATATGCCTGTGGCATCGTCGAAAAGGGCGCGGGCTGTCAGGGCCCCACCAAACCGCTGCCCGCGGATATGGCGGACTGCCGGGCCGAACCGGGCGAACCGGCCATCGAGGTCACCGACACCGCCCACTTCCGCTGCCTGACCGAGAGCACCTACACCGGCCCGAACCGGCACATCCTCGCCTACGGCGCGACGCTCACGGTGAACGGCTACACCTGCACGTCCGCGAGGAACGGCGTCACCTGCCGCAACGACCGCACCGGGCACGGCTTCCGGATCGCCCGCAGCACCAACGAGCTGTTCTGA
- a CDS encoding PucR family transcriptional regulator, producing the protein MKVATEEDLLGTDTDLFGLAQMVAQSAGGMVSIEDPQSHVLAYSASDQAADQMRVLSILGREGPREYLQVLRKWGVFDRLRRSDEVIDVPAHEELRIKRRLAVGIHRPADESGVAPRLLGSIWLQQGDRPFKPDAAEILRGAAAIAARIISRSLAAPSAEAMLVQRLFGARQGGIDIAGAASTLNIPMTGPAAVIGFALTGVGDHSSFGNLLRLRASSFRPDAVTTLLGDRAYVLFPQYQSSRAVTQWARQLVEQLEAKRSVNLCAAIACPVADLTKVAAARGEVDRVLDSNPDRKVTTLAESRTSVLLGEILDLVAGRPDLHDPRLQALFEYDRKHSANLRESVEIYLRAHGDVRNAANALCVHPNTLRYRVRRVENILGIDLGDPGDRLLLELQLALHRRLYG; encoded by the coding sequence ATGAAGGTGGCGACTGAGGAGGATCTGCTGGGGACGGACACCGATCTGTTCGGCCTGGCGCAGATGGTCGCCCAGAGCGCGGGCGGCATGGTGTCGATCGAGGATCCGCAGTCGCATGTACTCGCGTACTCCGCGTCCGATCAAGCGGCCGACCAGATGCGGGTGCTCTCTATCCTGGGCCGCGAGGGCCCACGCGAATATCTGCAGGTCCTGCGCAAGTGGGGAGTTTTCGATCGATTGCGGCGCAGCGACGAGGTGATCGACGTGCCCGCGCACGAGGAGCTGCGCATCAAGCGCAGGCTCGCGGTCGGCATCCACCGTCCCGCCGACGAATCCGGGGTCGCGCCGCGGCTGCTGGGCTCGATCTGGTTGCAGCAGGGCGACCGGCCGTTCAAACCGGACGCCGCGGAGATCCTGCGCGGCGCGGCGGCCATCGCCGCGCGCATCATCTCGCGCAGCCTCGCCGCGCCGTCGGCCGAGGCGATGCTGGTGCAGCGGCTGTTCGGCGCCCGCCAGGGCGGCATCGATATCGCCGGTGCGGCAAGCACTTTGAACATCCCGATGACCGGCCCCGCCGCGGTGATCGGCTTCGCGCTCACCGGTGTCGGCGACCACTCCTCATTCGGCAATCTACTTCGCCTGCGCGCCAGCTCATTTCGGCCCGACGCGGTGACAACCCTGCTCGGCGATCGCGCGTATGTGCTGTTCCCGCAGTATCAATCGAGCCGGGCCGTCACCCAGTGGGCGCGCCAGCTCGTCGAACAACTGGAGGCGAAGCGGTCGGTGAACCTGTGCGCGGCGATCGCCTGCCCGGTCGCCGATCTCACCAAGGTCGCCGCCGCACGCGGCGAGGTGGACCGGGTGCTCGACAGCAATCCGGATCGCAAGGTCACCACGCTCGCCGAATCGCGCACCTCGGTGCTGCTCGGCGAGATCCTCGATCTGGTCGCCGGACGGCCCGACCTGCACGACCCGCGGTTGCAGGCGCTGTTCGAGTACGACCGCAAACATTCGGCGAATCTGCGGGAGAGCGTCGAGATCTACCTGCGCGCGCACGGCGACGTGCGCAACGCGGCGAACGCGCTGTGCGTGCACCCGAATACCCTGCGCTACCGGGTGCGGCGGGTGGAGAACATCCTGGGCATCGACCTCGGCGACCCGGGCGACCGGTTGCTGCTCGAGCTGCAGTTGGCGCTGCATCGGCGGTTGTACGGTTGA